One window from the genome of Elaeis guineensis isolate ETL-2024a chromosome 5, EG11, whole genome shotgun sequence encodes:
- the LOC105044397 gene encoding factor of DNA methylation 1-like, whose amino-acid sequence MSFSLTTGDHSQTSLFFIIFSIHHFQNPQEPIPTLRPRLVRSSLSSNPPLLLSSFPLLFAAFSREIRRIPPQIKQEGFVDAMDASSEEASEISDSELDEYEEDYYRVLKTGKQRVRNPDGTFRCPFCAGKKKQEYLYKDLLQHATGVGASNSRRAKEKATHRAFARFLKTDLADAAGCSQFAPVEQEQQAPKPSDDELFVWPWMGVLINVPAEEGGFKLGEKISDFNPIDVIPLGEGICQSERGAAVVRFNKDWGGFKDAMDFENHFKASHRGKKDWNESVGDGSGMFYGWIARDDDYNSKDIVGHHLQKHGELRTISDVAKEESKETGKIVAILANQIEVKNKYLQDLEFRYNVTALSLNRIMEEKDKLHQAYNEEMRNMQRMARENAHRIFEENQKLRSELDMKRKELDLRCKELDKLEVQNDSEKRKLDNEKQKTALENSSLELASIEQKKADEDVLRLVEDQKREKEAALAKILQLEKQLDQKQKLQLEIEQLKGTLRVMEHLKGEDDTDMEKKMEELTEKLEEEKNILESLNATLISKERKSNDELQEARKELIVGLDDLLNGRTLIGIKRMGELDEKPFHNACRKRYKADDADTKAAELCTSWQEELKQPSWHPYKIVHDDEGAREIIDEDDEKLKNLWIELGDDVCNAVKTALIEINEYNPSGRYVIPELWNFKEGRKATMKEVIQYIFKQWKNNKRKR is encoded by the exons ATGTCATTCAGCCTCACCACCGGTGACCATAGCCAAACttcccttttttttattattttttccattCACCACTTCCAAAACCCCCAGGAGCCCATCCCCACTCTCCGACCCCGGCTTGTGCGATCCAGCTTGTCCTCGAACCctcccctcctcctctcttccttccctcttTTGTTTGCTGCTTTCTCCCGAGAAATTCGAAGAATCCCACCCCAGATCAAGCAGGAAG GCTTTGTGGATGCTATGGATGCATCGTCGGAAGAAGCATCGGAGATCAGTGATTCCGAGCTCGATGAGTACGAGGAGGATTATTACAGAGTATTGAAGACCGGCAAGCAGAGGGTAAGGAACCCGGATGGCACCTTCCGGTGCCCCTTCTGTGCCGGGAAGAAGAAGCAGGAGTACCTCTACAAGGACCTCCTCCAGCACGCCACCGGAGTTGGCGCCTCTAACAGCCGGCGAGCAAAGGAGAAGGCCACCCACCGGGCCTTCGCTAGGTTCCTCAAGACCGACCTCGCCGACGCCGCGGGTTGCTCCCAGTTCGCGCCCGTCGAACAAGAACAGCAAGCTCCCAAGCCGAGCGATGATGAATTGTTCGTCTGGCCTtggatgggggttctcatcaatGTCCCCGCGGAAGAAGGTGGGTTTAAGCTCGGAGAAAAGATCTCCGATTTTAATCCCATTGATGTCATTCCTTTAGGGGAGGGGATCTGTCAGAGTGAGAGGGGAGCTGCGGTTGTGAGGTTTAACAAGGATTGGGGTGGGTTCAAGGATGCCATGGATTTCGAGAACCACTTCAAAGCAAGTCATCGCGGAAAAAAGGATTGGAATGAGAGCGTCGGAGATGGCTCTGGGATGTTTTATGGGTGGATTGCCCGGGATGATGACTATAACTCCAAGGACATTGTCGGGCATCATCTTCAGAAGCATGGGGAACTGAGGACAATTTCAGATGTTGCTAAGGAGGAGTCCAAGGAGACTGGCAAGATCGTGGCAATTCTTGCCAATCAAATTGAGGTCAAGAACAAATACTTGCAGGACTTGGAGTTTCGGTACAATGTGACTGCTCTGTCACTAAATCGAATAATGGAGGAGAAAGATAAGCTTCATCAGGCCTACAATGAAG AAATGAGGAATATGCAGCGTATGGCACGTGAAAATGCTCACAGGATTTTTGAGGAGAATCAAAAATTGAGATCAGAATTGGACATGAAGAGAAAAGAACTTGATTTGCGATGCAAAGAACTTGATAAGTTGGAGGTCCAGAATGACAGCGAGAAAAGGAAACTTGATAACGAGAAGCAAAAG ACTGCACTGGAAAATAGTTCGCTAGAATTGGCATCCATTGAGCAAAAGAAAGCTGATGAGGATGTTCTGAGACTGGTCGAAGATCAGAAG AGGGAAAAGGAGGCTGCTCTTGCTAAAATACTTCAGTTAGAGAAGCAACTAGACCAAAAGCAAAAACTGCAGCTGGAAATAGAACAGCTGAAAGGGACCTTACGTGTGATGGAACATTTGAAAGGAGAGGATGATACAGATATGGAGAAGAAGATGGAAGAGTTGACAGAAAaattggaagaagaaaagaatattCTAGAATCCTTAAATGCAACTCTTATAAGCAAAGAGCGCAAGAGCAATGATGAGTTGCAAGAAGCACGTAAAGAGTTGATTGTG GGTTTGGATGATTTATTGAACGGCCGTACACTGATTGGAATCAAAAGAATGGGTGAACTTGATGAAAAGCCCTTCCACAATGCTTGCAGGAAAAGATATAAGGCTGATGATGCTGATACCAAAGCTGCAGAATTGTGCACTAGCTGGCAAGAGGAGCTAAAGCAACCATCATGGCATCCGTATAAGATTGTTCATGATGATGAAGGGGCTCGG GAAATTATAGATGAGGATGATGAAAAGTTGAAAAATCTGTGGATTGAGCTAGGGGATGATGTGTGCAATGCTGTGAAAACAGCTTTAATTGAGATAAATGAGTACAATCCCAGTGGAAGGTATGTAATACCAGAGCTCTGGAATTTTAAGGAAGGGCGCAAAGCTACAATGAAGGAGGTCATCCAGTACATATTTAAGCAGTGGAAGAATAATAAGCGCAAAAGATGA